One Glycine max cultivar Williams 82 chromosome 4, Glycine_max_v4.0, whole genome shotgun sequence DNA segment encodes these proteins:
- the LOC102664203 gene encoding uncharacterized protein produces the protein MAGTPSRLEDCDHQDMAITHYCGCFRVFYARYESCREQQETLKVHRNWLQKKLKRVVKALSEILVWPKKSFSLQRLSTCISEVKDKKRKMQFQYDPKSYALNFDDGSIEEDDGVFLGFSARYALHVH, from the coding sequence ATGGCTGGGACTCCATCAAGGCTTGAAGATTGCGATCATCAAGACATGGCCATCACTCATTATTGTGGCTGCTTCCGTGTGTTCTATGCTCGATATGAGTCGTGCCGGGAACAGCAAGAAACGTTGAAAGTTCATCGGAACTGGTTGCAGAAGAAGCTGAAGAGGGTTGTGAAGGCGTTGTCCGAAATTTTGGTGTGGCCAAAGAAGAGTTTTTCCTTGCAGAGGTTGAGTACGTGCATTAGTGAAGTCAAGgacaagaaaaggaaaatgcaaTTTCAGTATGATCCCAAGAGTTATGCGCTTAATTTTGATGATGGATCAATAGAGGAGGATGATGGTGTTTTTCTGGGTTTCTCGGCTCGGTATGCATTGCATGTACATTAG
- the LOC100793746 gene encoding tyrosyl-DNA phosphodiesterase 1 isoform X1, with the protein MSLSPQVGYLVPLNRNFKEEASVPKFAVSDGINVIGRNNIPVPDKRLSRKHLTLTASPNGSASLLVEGTNPIVVNSGNKRRKLNPKEEATICNGDIIELIPGHHLFKYQVLGGDGKSSTCRNNEAQSSFKNKASGRSSQDKVETSSQKQGRNADARKSSGEDNSVEAIRNFHVPSDQIPSTFRLLHVQGLPPWANTSCVSIGDVIQGDIKVAILSNYMVDIDWLVPACPALSKVPHVLVIHGESDGRVDYIKRSKPANWILHKPSLPISFGTHHSKAMMLIYPQGVRVIVHTANLIYVDWNNKSQGLWMQDFPWKDQNSLSKGSGFENDLVEYLSVLKWPEFSVNLPFLGSVSICPSFFRKFDYSDARVRLIASVPGYHSGSSLKKWGHMKLRSLLQECTFDEEFKKSPLVYQFSSLGSLDEKWMTELASSMSAGLSEDKTPLGMGEPQIIWPTVEDVRCSLEGYAAGNAVPSPLKNVEKTFLKKYWAKWKADHTGRCRAMPHIKTFARYKNQSLAWFLLTSANLSKAAWGALQKNNTQLMIRSYELGVLFLPSLFKRHESVFSCTSNVTVSEDKCPARESSEMKKTKLVTLTGIKKESMHSSSEVIIPLPLPYELPPLPYSSQDIPWSWDRQYNKKDVYGHVWPRM; encoded by the exons ATGTCTTTGTCTCCTCAGGTTGGATACTTGGTTCCACTAAATCGAAATTTTAAGGAAGAAGCTTCAGTTCCCAAGTTTGCTGTCTCAGATGGCATAAACGTTATTGGGCGTAACAACATTCCTGTCCCCGACAAGAGGCTTAGCCGCAAACACCTTACTTTAACTGCTTCTCCCAATGGCTCGGCTAGTTTGCTCGTC GAGGGGACGAACCCAATTGTTGTTAATTCTGGGAATAAGAGAAGGAAGCTGAATCCTAAAGAAGAAGCTACCATTTGCAATGGTGATATAATCGAGCTTATTCCCGGTCACCATCTTTTCAAATATCAGGTGTTGGGTGGTGATGGAAAATCTTCAACTTGTAGAAACAACGAAGCTCAATcatcattcaaaaacaaagcTTCAGGCAGGAGTTCCCAG GATAAGGTTGAAACAAGCAGCCAGAAACAAGGAAGGAATGCAGACGCACGGAAGTCGTCGGGTGAAGACAATAGTGTGGAGGCCATTCGTAATTTCCATGTCCCTAGTGACCAAATACCTTCCACTTTTCGACTTTTGCACGTGCAAGGGTTACCACCTTGGGCAAATACTTCTTGTGTTTCTATAGGTGATGTTATTCAG GGAGATATTAAAGTTGCTATTCTTTCAAACTACATGGTAGACATTGATTGGTTGGTTCCTG CATGTCCTGCACTTTCAAAAGTGCCCCATGTGCTAGTTATTCATGGAGAAAGTGATGGGAGGGTGGATTACATAAAG AGAAGCAAACCTGCAAACTGGATTCTGCACAAACCATCATTGCCAatttcctttgggacacatcaTTCAAAGGCTATGATGCTTATATATCCTCAAGGAGTGAGAGTCATTGTGCATACAGCGAACTTAATTTATGTAGATTGGAACAATAAAAGCCAAGGTTTGTGGATGCAAGATTTTCCATGGAAAGATCAAAATAGTCTGAGCAAGGGATCTGGATTTGAAAATGACCTGGTTGAATATCTCAGTGTGTTGAAG TGGCCAGAATTCTCAGTTAACCTTCCATTCCTTGGAAGCGTCAGTATATGTCCATCTTTCTTCAGGAAGTTTGATTATAGTGATGCAAGG GTTAGATTAATTGCATCTGTACCTGGATATCATTCTGGTTCTAGTTTGAAAAAGTGGGGACATATGAAGCTGCGATCTCTGCTCCAGGAGTGTACTTTTGATGAAGAGTTTAAGAAATCTCCACTTGTTTATCAG TTCTCTTCTCTTGGCTCTTTGGATGAAAAATGGATGACTGAGCTGGCATCATCAATGTCAGCAGGTCTCTCTGAAGACAAAACACCCCTTGGTATGGGGGAGCCTCAAATCATATGGCCTACTGTAGAAGATGTCAGATGCTCTTTAGAG GGCTATGCTGCTGGAAATGCAGTTCCAAGTCCTCTGAAGAATGTGGAGAAAACATTTTTGAAGAAGTATTGGGCAAAATGGAAAGCAGACCATACTGGACGCTG CCGTGCTATGCCACATATAAAGACTTTTGCTCGTTACAAAAATCAGAGTCTTGC TTGGTTCTTGTTAACCTCGGCAAATCTTAGCAAAGCTGCCTGGGGAGCTCTCCAGAAGAATAATACTCAGTTGATGATTCGTTCATATGAG CTGGGAGTACTATTTTTACCATCATTATTCAAACGACACGAATCTGTATTTTCCTGTACCAGTAATGTTACAGTATCTGAG GATAAATGCCCAGCCCGAGAATCTTCTGagatgaagaaaacaaaacTAGTAACCCTGACTGGGATTAAAAAGGAGAGTATGCATTCATCATCTGAAGTTATTATCCCTTTACCTTTGCCTTACGAGCTCCCTCCCCTGCCTTATTCTTCCCAAG ATATCCCCTGGTCTTGGGACCGGCAATATAACAAGAAAGATGTCTATGGTCATGTTTGGCCACGGATGTGA
- the LOC100793746 gene encoding tyrosyl-DNA phosphodiesterase 1 isoform X2 codes for MSLSPQVGYLVPLNRNFKEEASVPKFAVSDGINVIGRNNIPVPDKRLSRKHLTLTASPNGSASLLVEGTNPIVVNSGNKRRKLNPKEEATICNGDIIELIPGHHLFKYQVLGGDGKSSTCRNNEAQSSFKNKASGRSSQDKVETSSQKQGRNADARKSSGEDNSVEAIRNFHVPSDQIPSTFRLLHVQGLPPWANTSCVSIGDVIQGDIKVAILSNYMVDIDWLVPACPALSKVPHVLVIHGESDGRVDYIKRSKPANWILHKPSLPISFGTHHSKAMMLIYPQGVRVIVHTANLIYVDWNNKSQGLWMQDFPWKDQNSLSKGSGFENDLVEYLSVLKWPEFSVNLPFLGSVSICPSFFRKFDYSDARVRLIASVPGYHSGSSLKKWGHMKLRSLLQECTFDEEFKKSPLVYQFSSLGSLDEKWMTELASSMSAGLSEDKTPLGMGEPQIIWPTVEDVRCSLEGYAAGNAVPSPLKNVEKTFLKKYWAKWKADHTGRCRAMPHIKTFARYKNQSLAWFLLTSANLSKAAWGALQKNNTQLMIRSYEDKCPARESSEMKKTKLVTLTGIKKESMHSSSEVIIPLPLPYELPPLPYSSQDIPWSWDRQYNKKDVYGHVWPRM; via the exons ATGTCTTTGTCTCCTCAGGTTGGATACTTGGTTCCACTAAATCGAAATTTTAAGGAAGAAGCTTCAGTTCCCAAGTTTGCTGTCTCAGATGGCATAAACGTTATTGGGCGTAACAACATTCCTGTCCCCGACAAGAGGCTTAGCCGCAAACACCTTACTTTAACTGCTTCTCCCAATGGCTCGGCTAGTTTGCTCGTC GAGGGGACGAACCCAATTGTTGTTAATTCTGGGAATAAGAGAAGGAAGCTGAATCCTAAAGAAGAAGCTACCATTTGCAATGGTGATATAATCGAGCTTATTCCCGGTCACCATCTTTTCAAATATCAGGTGTTGGGTGGTGATGGAAAATCTTCAACTTGTAGAAACAACGAAGCTCAATcatcattcaaaaacaaagcTTCAGGCAGGAGTTCCCAG GATAAGGTTGAAACAAGCAGCCAGAAACAAGGAAGGAATGCAGACGCACGGAAGTCGTCGGGTGAAGACAATAGTGTGGAGGCCATTCGTAATTTCCATGTCCCTAGTGACCAAATACCTTCCACTTTTCGACTTTTGCACGTGCAAGGGTTACCACCTTGGGCAAATACTTCTTGTGTTTCTATAGGTGATGTTATTCAG GGAGATATTAAAGTTGCTATTCTTTCAAACTACATGGTAGACATTGATTGGTTGGTTCCTG CATGTCCTGCACTTTCAAAAGTGCCCCATGTGCTAGTTATTCATGGAGAAAGTGATGGGAGGGTGGATTACATAAAG AGAAGCAAACCTGCAAACTGGATTCTGCACAAACCATCATTGCCAatttcctttgggacacatcaTTCAAAGGCTATGATGCTTATATATCCTCAAGGAGTGAGAGTCATTGTGCATACAGCGAACTTAATTTATGTAGATTGGAACAATAAAAGCCAAGGTTTGTGGATGCAAGATTTTCCATGGAAAGATCAAAATAGTCTGAGCAAGGGATCTGGATTTGAAAATGACCTGGTTGAATATCTCAGTGTGTTGAAG TGGCCAGAATTCTCAGTTAACCTTCCATTCCTTGGAAGCGTCAGTATATGTCCATCTTTCTTCAGGAAGTTTGATTATAGTGATGCAAGG GTTAGATTAATTGCATCTGTACCTGGATATCATTCTGGTTCTAGTTTGAAAAAGTGGGGACATATGAAGCTGCGATCTCTGCTCCAGGAGTGTACTTTTGATGAAGAGTTTAAGAAATCTCCACTTGTTTATCAG TTCTCTTCTCTTGGCTCTTTGGATGAAAAATGGATGACTGAGCTGGCATCATCAATGTCAGCAGGTCTCTCTGAAGACAAAACACCCCTTGGTATGGGGGAGCCTCAAATCATATGGCCTACTGTAGAAGATGTCAGATGCTCTTTAGAG GGCTATGCTGCTGGAAATGCAGTTCCAAGTCCTCTGAAGAATGTGGAGAAAACATTTTTGAAGAAGTATTGGGCAAAATGGAAAGCAGACCATACTGGACGCTG CCGTGCTATGCCACATATAAAGACTTTTGCTCGTTACAAAAATCAGAGTCTTGC TTGGTTCTTGTTAACCTCGGCAAATCTTAGCAAAGCTGCCTGGGGAGCTCTCCAGAAGAATAATACTCAGTTGATGATTCGTTCATATGAG GATAAATGCCCAGCCCGAGAATCTTCTGagatgaagaaaacaaaacTAGTAACCCTGACTGGGATTAAAAAGGAGAGTATGCATTCATCATCTGAAGTTATTATCCCTTTACCTTTGCCTTACGAGCTCCCTCCCCTGCCTTATTCTTCCCAAG ATATCCCCTGGTCTTGGGACCGGCAATATAACAAGAAAGATGTCTATGGTCATGTTTGGCCACGGATGTGA